The proteins below are encoded in one region of Rhizobacter sp.:
- the flhA gene encoding flagellar biosynthesis protein FlhA, with amino-acid sequence MKLWRLFGKHSDVGMVLAVLGILVVLFMPIPPALLDFLLLANFSLAFLILLLTFYMLKPVEFSTFPSLLLIATLFRLSLNVAATRLILSEGSAGKVIGAIGSYVVGGNYVIGLIVFLILIVVQYVVVTNGAQRVSEVAARFTLDSMPGQQMSIDADLNMGFIDQAEAQKRRKTLESGAAFYGAMDGASKFVKGDAIAGILILLINIIGGIVIGVMQLGMPWGQALQTYTLLTIGDGIVTQVPALVIAVGTGIIVTRSASDTNLSREALRQITSFPKTLLLVAATLGALLLLPGIPAVPTLVLLSIVLIVAWLAYRASKRRHDAASAATEDNSNEEPTTDKDDLYANLPVEPIEVHVGSNWSAVVGQADGVFMERVAGFRKQHAQELGLILPRVRFKDVARLGPDRYEIHIDGVIAGRGEAKSDKLLAIHPTGDVKSIVGELTKDPTYGLPALWIDPAQRAEAVTARYTLVDAQTVLMTHLTEVLRRESATLLTRAGTERLLTRVRQTQPSLVEELIPTVLSVTDVQRVLQSLLREKVSIRHIEAILETLADAGRSNKDVSYLAERVRQRLGHAICQTLVGDSNSLHVLTLDPGMENQFMQSVRAAEEGQPFVLDPKLAEQFLGRLVALAERMMKNNLLPVLLCSPDLRRHLRTMSERVLPHLRILSMNEIPAAIELKSYAVVTL; translated from the coding sequence ATGAAGCTGTGGCGCCTGTTTGGGAAGCACTCAGACGTCGGGATGGTGCTCGCTGTCCTGGGCATCCTGGTTGTGTTGTTCATGCCCATCCCGCCGGCACTGCTCGACTTCCTGCTGCTGGCGAATTTCAGCCTGGCATTTCTCATCCTGCTACTGACGTTCTACATGCTCAAGCCGGTTGAGTTCTCCACGTTCCCCTCGCTGCTTCTGATCGCCACGCTCTTCCGGCTGTCTCTCAACGTCGCCGCCACCCGACTCATCCTGTCGGAAGGATCGGCCGGCAAGGTGATCGGCGCGATCGGCTCCTACGTGGTGGGAGGCAACTACGTCATCGGCTTGATCGTCTTCCTGATCCTGATCGTCGTGCAATACGTCGTGGTGACCAACGGTGCACAGCGGGTTTCGGAGGTGGCGGCCCGCTTCACGCTCGACAGCATGCCGGGCCAGCAGATGAGCATCGACGCCGATCTCAACATGGGCTTCATCGACCAGGCCGAGGCCCAGAAGCGCCGAAAGACCCTTGAGAGCGGTGCAGCGTTCTATGGGGCCATGGATGGCGCCAGCAAGTTCGTCAAAGGCGATGCCATCGCAGGCATCCTTATCTTGCTGATCAACATCATCGGCGGCATCGTGATCGGTGTGATGCAGCTGGGCATGCCCTGGGGCCAGGCGCTGCAGACCTACACCTTGCTGACCATTGGCGATGGCATCGTGACACAGGTGCCGGCGCTGGTGATCGCGGTTGGCACCGGCATCATCGTCACGCGTTCAGCGTCGGACACGAACCTCAGCCGTGAAGCATTGCGCCAGATCACATCGTTCCCCAAAACGCTCCTGCTCGTCGCGGCCACTTTGGGCGCGCTGCTGCTCTTGCCGGGCATCCCCGCCGTGCCCACGCTGGTCCTTCTGTCCATCGTGTTGATCGTTGCGTGGCTTGCCTACCGCGCGTCCAAGCGCAGGCATGACGCAGCCAGCGCCGCGACTGAAGACAACAGCAACGAGGAGCCCACGACCGACAAGGACGACCTGTATGCCAACCTGCCGGTCGAGCCCATCGAAGTCCACGTGGGCAGCAATTGGTCGGCCGTGGTTGGGCAGGCAGATGGTGTGTTCATGGAGCGTGTGGCCGGTTTCCGCAAGCAGCATGCCCAGGAGCTCGGACTGATCCTCCCCCGCGTGCGCTTCAAGGACGTGGCTCGCTTGGGGCCGGACCGCTACGAAATTCACATCGACGGGGTGATCGCTGGCCGCGGCGAAGCAAAGTCGGACAAGCTGCTGGCAATCCACCCCACCGGTGACGTCAAATCCATCGTCGGTGAATTGACGAAAGATCCCACGTACGGCCTGCCCGCGCTGTGGATCGATCCGGCCCAGCGCGCAGAAGCGGTCACGGCTCGCTACACGCTGGTCGATGCGCAAACGGTGCTCATGACCCATCTCACCGAAGTGTTGCGTCGGGAGTCCGCCACGCTGCTCACGCGCGCTGGCACTGAGCGATTGTTGACCCGGGTGCGCCAGACGCAGCCCTCGCTGGTGGAAGAACTCATCCCCACCGTCCTGTCAGTGACCGACGTGCAGCGCGTGCTGCAAAGCCTCCTGCGCGAAAAAGTCAGCATCCGCCACATCGAAGCCATCCTGGAGACCCTGGCCGATGCGGGTCGCAGCAACAAAGACGTCAGCTACCTGGCGGAACGAGTGCGCCAACGGTTGGGCCACGCCATCTGTCAGACCCTCGTCGGAGATTCCAACTCGCTGCATGTGCTCACGCTCGACCCTGGCATGGAAAACCAGTTCATGCAAAGCGTGAGAGCCGCTGAAGAAGGTCAACCCTTCGTGCTCGACCCCAAGCTCGCTGAGCAGTTCCTCGGGCGACTGGTCGCCCTGGCCGAACGAATGATGAAGAACAACCTGTTGCCTGTTCTGCTCTGTTCCCCGGACCTGCGGCGCCACCTGCGAACGATGTCGGAGCGTGTACTGCCACACCTGCGCATCCTGTCGATGAACGAGATCCCCGCGGCGATCGAATTGAAGTCCTATGCCGTCGTGACGCTCTGA
- a CDS encoding flagellar basal body protein yields MQNGVEALTGTSLTLALDAATMRHQVHAANIANAGVAGYKAQRLNFEAQVHQGLQSARTFGQVQAGPQVSVRIEPDLGVDGQPHAVQLDVEVAAMSQNSVHYQTLVRALNRQLSILASAVSEGKR; encoded by the coding sequence ATGCAAAACGGAGTCGAGGCCCTGACCGGAACTTCACTGACGCTGGCCCTGGACGCCGCCACGATGCGACACCAGGTGCACGCGGCCAACATCGCCAACGCTGGCGTCGCAGGCTACAAGGCACAGCGTCTGAACTTCGAGGCGCAAGTCCACCAGGGCCTCCAATCCGCCCGGACTTTCGGGCAGGTCCAGGCTGGACCACAAGTCAGCGTGCGCATCGAGCCAGACCTCGGCGTCGACGGCCAACCGCATGCCGTTCAACTCGACGTCGAGGTGGCCGCGATGAGCCAGAACTCGGTGCACTACCAAACCCTGGTGCGCGCACTGAACCGGCAGCTGTCCATTCTTGCCAGCGCGGTAAGCGAAGGCAAGCGCTAG
- the flgG gene encoding flagellar basal-body rod protein FlgG: protein MFDAFYIAATGMNAQQQNVDAVANNLANVNTAGFKKSRVSFFDLVAKDADRAMGVGGTNSVSLLDGAPQKGVGVGIAAIHKLFDAGDMKKTDSAYDLAIAGDGFLEVSLPDGGQAFTRGGTLKVNGDGLLATQSGHAFKPGISIPEGAQNLVISTDGRVTVQMTGQSAPVEIGRLQLVRFANAALLNADGDNLYRATPASGEAIAGRGGEEGLGTLRQGHLEGSNVKMVEEMVNLMVAQRAYEASVKVVQASDELLGMVNNLRR, encoded by the coding sequence ATGTTCGACGCTTTCTACATCGCCGCCACCGGCATGAACGCACAGCAACAGAATGTCGATGCCGTCGCGAACAACCTGGCCAACGTCAATACGGCGGGCTTCAAGAAATCGCGGGTCAGCTTCTTCGACCTCGTCGCCAAAGACGCCGACAGGGCGATGGGTGTCGGCGGCACCAACTCCGTTTCGCTGCTGGATGGCGCACCGCAAAAGGGCGTGGGCGTGGGCATTGCTGCCATCCACAAGCTCTTCGATGCGGGCGACATGAAAAAGACCGACTCTGCCTACGACCTCGCGATCGCTGGCGATGGCTTTCTTGAAGTGAGCCTGCCCGACGGTGGCCAGGCCTTCACCCGCGGCGGCACGCTGAAGGTCAATGGCGACGGCTTGCTTGCCACCCAATCCGGCCATGCGTTCAAACCTGGAATCAGCATCCCCGAAGGCGCGCAGAACCTTGTCATCTCGACCGATGGCCGTGTGACTGTGCAGATGACCGGCCAGTCCGCCCCGGTCGAAATCGGTCGGCTGCAGCTCGTGCGCTTCGCCAACGCCGCTTTGCTCAACGCTGACGGCGACAACCTCTATCGCGCCACCCCAGCCTCAGGCGAAGCCATTGCAGGGCGCGGCGGTGAAGAAGGCTTGGGCACGCTGCGCCAAGGCCATCTGGAAGGCTCCAACGTCAAGATGGTGGAAGAAATGGTGAACCTGATGGTCGCCCAGCGTGCATACGAAGCCAGCGTCAAGGTGGTCCAGGCTTCCGACGAGCTGCTCGGCATGGTCAACAACCTCCGCAGGTGA
- a CDS encoding EscU/YscU/HrcU family type III secretion system export apparatus switch protein, producing MASEELDRNDAATPHKLDEARKRGQVAKSADLISLAVLVTAVGYLSGYAFDLLRTQFRFDHALLNMATTHAQGSDALWQLSAHAVRFTLHLLLPLFGMIVVAAIVGNIAQTGFIFSSHPIKPDWQRINPASGFKRLFSMRTLYDTGRACLKLVFLSLVVVVALSAMLPSIHRLSGVTPLTFVAALNDSASSLGWKLCIALGLVALIDFAYTRREFAKKMQMSRREIREEVKHREGDPRIRSRMRELRRELLKRSNSLGKTRDADIVLTNPTHVAVALKYRHGDMEAPVVLAKGKGATASVIRAIAAKHRIPVVPSPSLARALYARLQPDQAVPPEFYTNLAPLMVWLITSRDMRNSTGCGEPA from the coding sequence ATGGCAAGCGAAGAACTGGACCGCAACGACGCGGCCACTCCTCACAAGCTGGACGAGGCGCGCAAACGCGGCCAAGTGGCCAAGAGTGCCGACCTCATCTCGCTCGCCGTGCTGGTCACTGCGGTCGGCTATCTATCCGGATATGCCTTCGACCTGCTTCGCACGCAGTTCCGCTTCGACCACGCGCTCTTGAACATGGCCACAACGCATGCGCAAGGCTCTGATGCGTTGTGGCAACTGTCAGCACATGCGGTGCGATTCACCTTGCATCTTCTGCTGCCGCTTTTCGGGATGATCGTCGTGGCCGCCATCGTCGGGAACATCGCCCAGACGGGGTTCATTTTCTCCAGCCATCCCATCAAACCGGACTGGCAGCGCATCAATCCAGCCAGTGGATTCAAGCGCCTGTTTTCCATGCGCACGCTGTATGACACGGGTCGCGCCTGTCTGAAACTCGTGTTTCTGTCGCTCGTCGTCGTGGTCGCGCTCTCAGCGATGTTGCCTTCCATTCACCGACTCTCAGGAGTCACGCCGCTCACATTCGTCGCGGCGCTCAACGACTCGGCTTCATCGCTTGGCTGGAAGTTGTGCATCGCGCTCGGCCTCGTCGCGCTGATCGACTTCGCCTACACCCGGCGCGAGTTCGCGAAGAAGATGCAGATGAGCCGTCGCGAGATCCGCGAGGAGGTGAAGCACCGCGAAGGCGACCCGCGCATCCGCTCACGCATGCGCGAACTGCGGCGAGAGCTCCTGAAACGCAGCAACTCGCTTGGTAAAACACGCGACGCCGACATCGTGCTGACCAACCCGACCCACGTCGCGGTCGCACTCAAGTATCGGCACGGCGACATGGAGGCGCCTGTCGTGCTGGCCAAGGGTAAGGGCGCCACCGCCAGCGTCATCCGAGCCATTGCGGCCAAACACCGCATTCCGGTGGTGCCAAGCCCCAGCCTCGCCAGAGCCCTGTATGCACGACTGCAACCCGACCAGGCAGTGCCGCCGGAGTTCTACACGAACCTGGCACCACTCATGGTCTGGCTTATCACCTCCCGCGACATGCGCAACAGCACTGGGTGTGGAGAGCCGGCATGA
- the flgC gene encoding flagellar basal body rod protein FlgC: MNYQQSFAISAAGMDVERMRVEVAALNLANAHTVAARESETYKPLHVVARAMPGVAVAAGGLFTSLVDNALSGPVATVEPSLRAPRRVMEPGHPQADAQGFVTYPGVDPATEMMTLMSATRAYEANVAAMTAARTMTLKALDIGGGA; the protein is encoded by the coding sequence GTGAACTACCAGCAATCCTTTGCCATCAGCGCCGCCGGCATGGACGTCGAACGCATGCGGGTCGAAGTGGCGGCACTCAACCTGGCCAACGCCCACACCGTGGCCGCGCGCGAGAGCGAGACCTACAAGCCGCTTCACGTGGTGGCACGCGCCATGCCAGGCGTCGCCGTCGCGGCCGGTGGTCTCTTCACCTCGCTCGTGGACAACGCGCTGTCCGGCCCGGTCGCCACAGTGGAACCCAGCCTGCGCGCACCGCGCCGTGTCATGGAGCCTGGGCACCCCCAGGCCGACGCACAAGGCTTCGTGACCTACCCGGGTGTCGATCCGGCGACCGAGATGATGACGCTGATGAGTGCGACGCGCGCTTACGAAGCGAACGTCGCCGCCATGACCGCCGCGCGCACCATGACGCTGAAAGCGCTCGACATCGGAGGCGGCGCATGA
- a CDS encoding flagellar hook-basal body protein produces the protein MQEILAITLTAMQHDAARLERVSSNLANATTPAYKREVLLQRPIAVDASGLSFTQAVGLAATRSGERRATGAMPAFDIVRDMNAGTLRPTRQNLDLALAGPGYFEVATETGPAYTRHGQFQLDARGRLVTPQGHPVMGLNGEIVLTDAQPTIDANGYITERGRVVAQLKVVGFEQAANLQALEGGLYTSSMPARLMRNDEIQVRQGHLENANVNSMTEMVQLMQTMRHFESLQKTVQGYDEMVGSAIRKLGDL, from the coding sequence ATGCAAGAAATCCTCGCCATCACCCTTACGGCCATGCAGCACGATGCGGCGCGCCTCGAACGGGTCAGCTCCAACCTCGCCAACGCCACCACTCCGGCCTACAAGCGGGAGGTCTTGCTTCAGCGCCCGATCGCCGTTGATGCTTCCGGCCTGTCATTCACCCAAGCCGTCGGCCTTGCAGCCACGCGCTCGGGTGAACGCCGTGCCACGGGAGCGATGCCCGCGTTCGACATCGTTCGCGACATGAACGCCGGCACCCTGCGCCCCACCCGCCAGAACCTGGATCTTGCGCTCGCCGGGCCCGGATATTTCGAAGTGGCCACCGAAACCGGCCCAGCCTACACGCGGCACGGCCAGTTCCAGCTCGATGCCCGAGGCCGCCTTGTCACGCCACAAGGCCACCCAGTCATGGGCCTCAACGGCGAAATCGTCCTGACCGACGCCCAACCCACCATCGATGCGAACGGCTACATCACCGAGCGGGGTCGGGTCGTGGCACAGCTCAAGGTCGTCGGATTCGAACAGGCAGCGAACCTGCAAGCTCTCGAAGGTGGGCTCTACACCTCATCAATGCCGGCAAGGCTGATGCGCAACGATGAAATCCAGGTGCGCCAAGGTCACCTGGAAAACGCAAACGTCAACTCCATGACCGAGATGGTTCAGCTCATGCAGACCATGCGGCATTTCGAATCACTTCAAAAGACCGTGCAGGGCTACGACGAGATGGTGGGCTCCGCCATCCGCAAGCTCGGCGACCTCTGA
- the fliR gene encoding flagellar biosynthetic protein FliR, whose product MSQAWVTATLLMAARLGALLLFAPPFSATHIPGSVRVAIVLALSAMLAPLCAEQVPQTVSLGYLLSGFATEVALGATMAFGVALAFSAFAVAGRLLDVQIGFGIGQVLDPLTRQQLPVLSSAFTWLALVAFFVSDAHHLLLRGFTLSLEAFPLGHAWPTAQLAQPLLKQVAATFSLGFAMVAPVMLCLFLVELSLGVLSRNMPQMNMFALAIPVKVLVGIATLSFAAVGMAGVISRINGSIFKAWEAAFR is encoded by the coding sequence ATGAGCCAGGCATGGGTGACGGCCACCTTGCTGATGGCAGCGCGCTTGGGCGCCCTCCTGTTGTTCGCACCACCGTTTTCAGCCACGCACATCCCGGGCTCGGTACGGGTCGCCATCGTGCTGGCTCTCTCGGCCATGCTGGCACCCCTTTGCGCCGAGCAGGTACCGCAGACTGTCTCGCTGGGCTATCTCTTGTCAGGCTTCGCCACTGAAGTGGCGCTGGGCGCCACCATGGCGTTCGGTGTGGCCCTCGCCTTTTCCGCTTTCGCGGTCGCCGGCCGACTGCTCGACGTGCAAATCGGTTTCGGCATCGGGCAGGTTCTGGACCCGCTCACTCGACAACAACTCCCGGTTCTGTCATCGGCCTTCACGTGGTTGGCGCTGGTGGCCTTCTTCGTCAGCGATGCGCATCACCTGTTGCTGCGAGGTTTCACACTAAGCCTGGAAGCCTTTCCCCTCGGACACGCTTGGCCGACAGCACAACTGGCCCAACCGCTGCTCAAGCAGGTGGCCGCGACTTTCAGCCTCGGGTTTGCCATGGTCGCGCCGGTGATGCTCTGCCTCTTCCTTGTTGAGCTGAGCCTTGGTGTGCTGTCGCGCAACATGCCTCAGATGAACATGTTCGCGCTCGCCATTCCGGTCAAGGTGCTGGTGGGCATTGCCACGCTGAGTTTCGCGGCAGTGGGCATGGCCGGTGTCATCTCGCGCATCAACGGATCAATCTTCAAGGCGTGGGAGGCGGCGTTCCGCTGA
- the fliE gene encoding flagellar hook-basal body complex protein FliE, producing the protein MSIDFLPPLQPVNVDALASAAASQTAPAMQAPGGPNFGQLVSQGLQSVNQQLQASQVDLQRLASGDAENLHHVMLKLEESRLSFQLMLQVRNRLLESYQEIMRMQV; encoded by the coding sequence ATGAGCATCGATTTCCTGCCCCCGCTGCAGCCGGTCAACGTCGATGCCCTGGCGTCTGCAGCCGCCAGCCAGACCGCACCTGCCATGCAGGCGCCGGGTGGCCCGAACTTCGGGCAGCTCGTTTCACAAGGGCTTCAAAGCGTCAATCAGCAGCTGCAGGCAAGTCAGGTCGATCTGCAGCGCCTGGCCTCCGGGGACGCGGAGAACCTGCACCACGTCATGCTGAAACTCGAAGAAAGCCGTCTGTCGTTCCAACTGATGCTGCAAGTGCGCAACCGGTTGCTCGAGTCCTATCAAGAAATCATGCGCATGCAGGTGTAG
- the flgA gene encoding flagellar basal body P-ring formation protein FlgA has protein sequence MNLLGALVCASLGIAAVFSLPTAATAAALQVDLKPHARASADVVKLGEVAQIRSSDTALAQLVADLTLGSAPLAGDSMNLSGKRVASWLARQASLKGHAWSMTGAPSVSIERASQTLAGAEMEAAAQEFIDHWLRGQAEEHEAKVTTAVSAANIPAGQWVLQARAWAADLQPSRQMRVWLDVVIAGRTVRAIPVDFHVRAHGQRWVLRRDVAPGQTVTEADAMLEMTDLTRLQGPTLTRSPVGETLKAHARAGQVLMARQVEARPAVERGSDVTMHSKAGLISLTTTARALQSGQPGQRIRVQPAGARTWVEAQVVSTALVEVTP, from the coding sequence ATGAATCTCCTTGGCGCATTGGTGTGCGCGAGCCTTGGCATCGCAGCTGTGTTCAGCTTGCCCACAGCTGCAACGGCCGCTGCGCTGCAAGTCGACCTCAAGCCCCACGCTCGCGCATCAGCCGACGTGGTCAAGCTGGGTGAGGTGGCCCAGATCCGTTCGTCCGACACAGCCTTGGCGCAGTTGGTGGCCGATCTCACGCTGGGTTCGGCCCCGCTCGCCGGCGACTCGATGAATCTGAGCGGCAAGCGCGTGGCTTCGTGGCTGGCGCGCCAGGCAAGCCTGAAGGGCCATGCATGGTCCATGACCGGAGCTCCATCCGTGTCCATCGAACGAGCCAGCCAGACACTGGCCGGTGCGGAAATGGAGGCCGCTGCCCAGGAATTCATCGACCACTGGTTGCGTGGCCAAGCCGAGGAACACGAAGCCAAAGTGACGACCGCCGTTTCCGCCGCCAACATTCCAGCGGGCCAGTGGGTTTTGCAAGCCCGCGCATGGGCCGCCGATCTCCAGCCCAGCAGGCAAATGCGTGTGTGGCTCGACGTGGTCATTGCAGGCCGCACCGTGCGAGCGATCCCTGTTGATTTTCATGTGCGAGCCCACGGTCAGCGTTGGGTGTTGCGCCGAGATGTGGCACCGGGCCAAACGGTCACCGAGGCCGACGCGATGCTCGAGATGACAGACCTGACACGTCTGCAGGGCCCCACGCTGACGCGATCACCCGTCGGGGAGACGCTCAAGGCGCATGCCCGGGCGGGGCAGGTGCTGATGGCGCGGCAAGTCGAGGCCCGCCCTGCCGTCGAACGTGGAAGCGACGTCACCATGCACAGCAAAGCCGGCCTCATCTCTCTCACCACTACGGCACGAGCCTTGCAAAGCGGCCAGCCGGGCCAACGCATCCGAGTTCAACCCGCGGGCGCCCGAACCTGGGTCGAGGCCCAAGTCGTTAGCACCGCCTTGGTCGAGGTCACACCATGA
- a CDS encoding flagellar biosynthetic protein FliQ, with protein MHADLALQMLADLLWTGLVVSLPVLGVTMIVGVCISVLQVVTQVQEMSLTFVPKLAAAGISLVVFGPWVLHKLASFTTRLWSAIPSMF; from the coding sequence ATGCACGCGGACCTGGCGCTACAGATGTTGGCGGACCTGCTTTGGACAGGTCTGGTCGTGTCGCTGCCAGTCTTGGGCGTCACCATGATCGTCGGTGTGTGCATCAGTGTCCTGCAAGTGGTGACACAAGTGCAGGAGATGTCACTCACGTTCGTGCCCAAGCTTGCGGCCGCGGGAATCAGTCTGGTTGTCTTCGGACCTTGGGTTCTGCATAAGCTGGCGTCGTTCACCACGCGACTCTGGTCGGCCATACCGTCGATGTTCTAG
- a CDS encoding flagellar basal body P-ring protein FlgI, translating into MKTLLHASDNGLRLWLASLFVCCGALAIGPTAAAATSTPDAIRVKDLGKIQGWRDNALVGYGIVTGLAGTGDSPTNRTTRQALANVFSQFNLTVPADQVQSRNVAVVMVTSSLPPFAREGDSLDITITSAGDARSLVGGALMLTPLKGANGKVYALAQGPLTVGGYRYDANGNVVQKNHPTVGSIPNGANVEVASPTMSGDRKSVTFVLQEPDYTTAARVAAAINGQVGSGLAEPRDASGIEVQIPEAFRDRPVNFLAKLENVLVEPDRRARVIINERTGTIVSGGDVRISKVAVSHGDLRVSIDAETTVSQPTLLVRPGGSVRTAVVTNSRVDVSESAGSGYVMANNTVADLVQSLSRLKTNTRDIISILRAVKAAGALHAELVVQ; encoded by the coding sequence ATGAAGACGCTGCTTCACGCCTCGGACAACGGCCTGCGCCTTTGGCTGGCATCTCTGTTCGTATGCTGCGGGGCCTTGGCCATTGGACCAACTGCTGCAGCCGCGACTTCCACACCAGACGCCATCCGCGTCAAGGATCTCGGCAAGATCCAGGGCTGGCGCGACAACGCCCTCGTCGGCTACGGCATCGTGACTGGCTTGGCCGGCACTGGCGACTCGCCCACCAACCGCACCACGCGGCAGGCATTGGCCAATGTCTTCTCGCAGTTCAACCTTACGGTGCCGGCCGATCAGGTGCAGAGCCGCAATGTGGCCGTCGTCATGGTCACCTCCAGCTTGCCGCCCTTCGCACGCGAAGGTGACTCCCTCGACATCACCATCACCTCGGCGGGCGATGCCCGCAGCCTCGTTGGCGGCGCGCTGATGCTCACGCCGTTGAAAGGCGCCAACGGCAAGGTCTACGCCCTCGCTCAGGGGCCGCTCACGGTGGGTGGCTACCGCTACGACGCCAACGGGAACGTGGTGCAGAAGAACCACCCCACTGTCGGCTCCATTCCCAACGGGGCCAACGTCGAGGTGGCAAGCCCCACGATGTCAGGTGATCGCAAATCGGTGACCTTCGTGCTCCAGGAGCCCGACTACACCACTGCCGCGAGAGTGGCTGCCGCCATCAACGGACAAGTGGGCTCGGGCTTGGCCGAACCGCGCGACGCCTCGGGCATCGAAGTGCAAATTCCCGAAGCCTTCCGCGACCGGCCGGTGAACTTCCTGGCGAAGCTTGAAAACGTGCTCGTCGAGCCCGACCGCCGGGCACGCGTGATCATCAACGAACGCACCGGCACCATCGTCTCCGGTGGCGATGTACGCATCTCAAAGGTCGCGGTATCGCACGGCGACCTGCGGGTCTCCATCGACGCGGAGACGACGGTATCGCAGCCCACCTTGCTGGTGCGTCCGGGCGGCAGCGTGCGCACGGCCGTCGTCACCAACAGCCGTGTAGACGTGAGCGAAAGCGCGGGCTCGGGGTACGTGATGGCCAACAACACCGTCGCCGACCTGGTGCAGTCGCTCAGTCGTCTGAAGACCAACACCCGCGACATCATTTCCATCCTGCGTGCCGTCAAAGCCGCAGGAGCACTGCATGCCGAACTGGTCGTGCAGTGA
- a CDS encoding flagellar basal body L-ring protein FlgH → MNISTHMKQLSAPLIAVCLALAATGAAAQSLYSESNFRPLTADNKAYRVGDVLTVQIVESAAASANADTATRRSNDISAGLTRAHVAPIGVGIGTSGEFDGGGKTTRTGKLLAQLTVQVKQVLPNGDLQVAGEQLLLINDEQQRINVEGRVRPQDISENNVVLSSRLAAARITYVGDGELADRQKPAWWRQLLDWIGL, encoded by the coding sequence ATGAACATCAGCACCCACATGAAACAACTGAGCGCCCCGCTGATCGCCGTGTGCCTGGCACTCGCCGCAACGGGCGCAGCGGCCCAAAGCCTGTACAGCGAAAGCAACTTTCGCCCATTGACGGCCGACAACAAGGCCTATCGAGTGGGCGACGTACTCACCGTGCAGATCGTAGAGAGCGCCGCGGCATCCGCCAATGCAGACACGGCCACGCGACGTAGCAATGACATCTCCGCGGGGTTGACCCGGGCCCATGTGGCACCCATTGGGGTGGGCATCGGCACCTCCGGCGAGTTCGACGGCGGCGGCAAGACCACGCGCACCGGCAAGCTGCTCGCCCAACTCACCGTGCAGGTGAAGCAGGTGCTGCCCAACGGCGACCTGCAGGTCGCGGGGGAGCAATTGCTTTTGATCAACGATGAGCAACAGCGCATCAACGTCGAAGGCCGTGTGCGGCCGCAAGACATCTCCGAAAACAACGTGGTGCTCTCCTCGCGCCTCGCCGCCGCACGCATCACCTACGTCGGCGACGGCGAGTTGGCGGACCGCCAGAAGCCGGCTTGGTGGCGACAACTGCTCGATTGGATCGGCCTGTGA